One window of the Glycocaulis alkaliphilus genome contains the following:
- a CDS encoding carbon-nitrogen hydrolase family protein has product MAKTKIALVQMRSGTDPDRNMDAAEAAIRQAAGEGAKLVATPEVTNLVQKDAKALFETLRAPDEDEGVKRLAALASELKIDVLAGSMALKGIDGRAVNRSMLFGPDGALKAHYDKIHMFDVAIGNGEVWSESTNYAPGSRAVIAEAAGMKLGLTICYDVRFAYLYRALAIGGAVAITVPAAFTRPTGKAHWELLLRARAIETGSFILAPAQGGTHEDGRKTWGRSMVVGPWGDVISVLDHDEPGILYAEMDTEDALSARQRIPALKGGREFTGP; this is encoded by the coding sequence ATGGCGAAAACCAAAATCGCCCTTGTCCAGATGCGTTCCGGCACGGATCCGGATCGCAATATGGACGCTGCCGAGGCTGCGATCCGTCAGGCGGCGGGCGAGGGCGCCAAGCTGGTGGCAACGCCGGAAGTGACCAATCTGGTGCAGAAGGATGCCAAGGCTCTGTTCGAGACCTTGCGTGCGCCGGACGAGGATGAGGGCGTGAAGCGCCTCGCGGCGCTGGCCTCCGAACTGAAGATCGACGTGCTGGCGGGTTCAATGGCGTTGAAGGGCATAGATGGCCGGGCGGTGAACCGCTCCATGCTGTTCGGCCCGGACGGGGCGCTCAAGGCCCATTACGACAAGATCCACATGTTCGATGTCGCCATCGGCAACGGTGAAGTCTGGTCGGAGAGCACCAATTACGCGCCCGGCAGCCGCGCCGTAATAGCCGAGGCGGCGGGCATGAAGCTGGGCCTGACCATCTGCTACGATGTGCGCTTTGCCTATCTCTACCGCGCGCTGGCGATAGGCGGGGCGGTCGCGATCACCGTACCGGCCGCTTTCACCCGCCCGACCGGCAAGGCGCACTGGGAGTTGCTCTTGCGCGCCCGCGCCATCGAGACCGGCAGCTTCATCCTCGCGCCTGCGCAGGGCGGCACGCATGAGGACGGCCGCAAGACATGGGGCCGCTCCATGGTGGTGGGGCCGTGGGGCGATGTGATCAGTGTTCTGGACCATGACGAGCCGGGCATTCTCTATGCCGAAATGGACACGGAAGACGCGCTCTCCGCGCGCCAGCGTATCCCGGCGCTCAAAGGCGGGCGGGAGTTTACAGGCCCATGA